One genomic segment of Hydra vulgaris chromosome 14, alternate assembly HydraT2T_AEP includes these proteins:
- the LOC136090971 gene encoding uncharacterized protein LOC136090971, translating into MTSIFCTRFKVENDQRELNFLRIKTTNTNNYDYDFKVHCKEAITNIQIKSDSNINPAIINGFFKGFISQAIKICSEKYINKPIQFIIDMFVENGHKRTNLETIVANYLSSKNNPNNKITKKLENNVAIIKLPWLPTLGPKLRKALKTYNVKVIFTTSPNLNTILCNNKSRFMPNSNPGVYKLMCSCGRIYIGETKKRILQRSIEHQINCMNGNWHASEECHGIFDWLHLKILSINSSYHERKIKESLEMN; encoded by the coding sequence atgACCTCAATATTCTGTACACGTTTCAAGGTTGAAAATGATCAGAGagaactaaattttttacgTATAAAAACAACTAACACAAATAATTACGATTATGATTTCAAGGTCCACTGTAAAGAAGCAATaacaaacatacaaataaaatctGACTCAAATATCAACCCTGCAATTATTAATggattttttaaaggtttcatATCACAAGCCATCAAAATCTGCTCCgaaaaatacattaacaaaCCGATTCAGTTTATAATAGATATGTTTGTTGAAAACGGTCATAAGAGAACAAATCTAGAAACAATTGTCGCAAATTACCTTTCAAGTAAAAACAATCCtaacaataaaattacaaaaaaattagaaaataatgttGCAATAATAAAACTACCATGGCTCCCAACACTTGGACCGAAACTACGCAAAGCACTGAAAACATATAatgtcaaagttatttttacaacatcACCTAATTTAAACACAATTCTCTGTAACAACAAATCTAGATTTATGCCAAACAGCAACCCTGGGGTGTACAAGCTTATGTGTTCGTGTGGGAGAATTTATATTGGGGAAACAAAAAAGAGAATTTTGCAAAGAAGCATAGAACACCAAATTAATTGCATGAATGGCAATTGGCATGCTTCTGAAGAATGTCATGGGATATTCGACTGGCTGcacctaaaaattttatctataaatagcAGCTATCATGAAAGGAAAATAAAGGAATCGCTTGAAATGAACTAA
- the LOC100213011 gene encoding CCHC-type zinc finger nucleic acid binding protein produces MSTCYKCGNEGHYARNCTEPSSTETSQKSDKECYRCGEVGHLSRDCSKSSSGGGSGNFDSRTCYSCGRSGHISRDCTQRGGRKGKQRCYRCGKDGHFARDCEGEEEMCYTCGKAGHIKKDCPESESFTSSTNEQVCYHCNKPGHFARECTEKDDSSRERDVTCYKCNEKGHFARDCHNKSNDKKNGNTCFKCHQVGHFARDCTEAEDDS; encoded by the exons ATGTCGACATGCTACAAATGTGGAAACGAAGGTCACTATGCTAGAAATTGCACAGAACCATCTAGTACTGAAACTTCACAAAAATCTG ataaagaatGTTATCGATGTGGTGAAGTTGGTCACCTATCACGTGATTGTTCTAAGTCTAGCTCTGGTGGTGGTAGTGGAAATTTTGATTCTCGTACCTGCTACAGTTGCGGTAGAAGTGGCCATATTTCAAGAGATTGTACTCAGCGCGGTGGGCGTAAAGGAAAACAGCGATGTTATCGATGTGGCAAAGATGGTCATTTTGCTAGAGATTGTGAAGGTGAAGAAGAAATGTGTTATACCTGTGGTAAGGCTGGACACATTAAAAAGGATTGCCCAGAAAGTGAATCTTTCACTTCCTCTACCAATGAACAGGTCTGCTACCATTGTAACAAACCAGGTCATTTTGCCAGAGAATGCACTGAAAAAGATGATTCAAGTCGTGAACGTGATGTAACATGTTACAAATGTAATGAAAAAGGTCATTTTGCTCGGGAttgtcataataaaagtaatgatAAAAAGAATGGCAATACATGTTTCAAATGCCACCAAGTTGGTCATTTTGCTCGTGATTGCACAGAAGCTGAAGACGACAGCTAA